A DNA window from Vigna angularis cultivar LongXiaoDou No.4 chromosome 1, ASM1680809v1, whole genome shotgun sequence contains the following coding sequences:
- the LOC108329139 gene encoding uncharacterized protein LOC108329139, which produces MWRRLHFSNVELNEIEPQLSIKDELKQVEERFNEVDIGGKVTIKQKLLEIVCPTLTSMVPPLHKVKTKGAQKKSSSVRSKLQSKPKAVKKRRVPMIDQFHSTTHSLIVDVVDVVADGHCGYRCIAALLGLGEDSWPVIRNELYKELSAWRDEYASLVGGYDRLEELRNSLLVQSLSAANMNKWMTLPDIGFPIANRYNVILVCLSYSQNYTIFPLRSTPPSDITQHRLICIGHVHGCHFVQVKLQEGCPLPMVNIMSSTHCYPEARAWSYIYTSRMQVFEQLMDITSFVDLGDS; this is translated from the exons ATGTGGCGAAGATTGCATTTctcaaatgttgaattaaatgaaattgaGCCTCAGTTATCCATTAAAGATGAGTTGAAACAAGTAGAAGAACGATTCAATGAGGTTGACATTGGCGGTAAAGTCACCATCAAGCAGAAGTTACTTGAGATTGTTTGTCCTACATTGACATCAATGGTCCCTCCATTACATAAAGTGAAGACAAAGGGTGCACAAAAAA AATCTTCATCTGTGAGAAGTAAATTACAATCAAAGCCAAAAGCAGTGAAGAAAAGGAGAGTTCCAATGATAGACCAGTTTCATTCTACTACTCACTCCTTGATTGTGgacgttgttgatgttgtggctGATGGTCACTGTGGGTATAGATGCATTGCTGCGTTGTTGGGACTcggagaagattcatggcccGTTATCAGGAATGAGTTGTACAAAGAACTCAGTGCATGGCGTGATGAATATGCAAGCCTAGTAGGAGGCTATGATAGACTAGAAGAACTGAGGAACTCTTTGTTGGTGCAGTCACTGTCGGCA GCTAACATGAACAAGTGGATGACATTACCAGACATTGGTTTTCCAATTGCTAACCGATATAACGTTATCTTAGTGTGTTTGTCATACTCTCAAAATTATACTATCTTCCCACTACGTTCCACACCACCTTCTGATATAACTCAACATCGCTTAATTTGTATAGGACATGTTCATGGATGTCATTTTGTGCAG GTTAAGCTACAAGAAGGTTGTCCGTTGCCCATGGTGAATATCATGTCCTCAACCCACTGTTATCCTGAGGCACGAGCGTGGTCATATATTTATACTAGTAGGATGCAAGTATTTGAACAGTTGATGGACATAACATCTTTTGTTGACTTAGGTGATTcgtga
- the LOC108341209 gene encoding protein MAINTENANCE OF MERISTEMS-like: protein MMLNSSLMSLTGICYDYVDKGLLLGFIERWHFETNSFHLPIGEMSITLDDVSTLLHLPVMGQMCDLKELEFEEARTALVQLLGVDGGTTGAEMEDARGPKVRLSWLREIYVQRCQSQLWDYVARAYLLHLVGCTIFANKSASSIHVSYLLLFRDVHACGRYAWGVAALAHLYEQLGDVSLASTKQMAGYLTLFQSWIYEHFPGMGRRRLVTSYDDTTPRAMRWQSPRQSSTLAEIRSQLDTLTYSGVVWHPYEGHRAIRPFFGICMYSEWIRIGDTLCRHLLERVLRTFGFQQDIPRSPSTIPDADIVAIDHVWLHFRAHVVSNVRHAASPSDCVDGYIQWFRRVSHPYIIIATNDARPALAPRQRPDVSQEARPHRRSSPPSPSGALARFRRMARMLQSLISCRHVTEGTVAHQVSVDLLQIANEGIDEYSPTKRGQRHVRGRRSTSN from the exons ATGATGTTGAATTCTAGTTTGATGTCTCTCACAGGGATTTGTTATGATTACGTTGATAAGGGGTTACTCCTCGGATTCATAGAAAGGTGGCATTTCGAGACTAATAGTTTTCATCTCCCTATAGGGGAGATGTCGATTACTCTTGATGACGTCTCGACATTACTTCACCTGCCCGTGATGGGACAAATGTGTGATTTGAAAGAGTTGGAGTTTGAGGAGGCTCGTACAGCCCTTGTGCAGTTGCTCGGCGTTGATGGTGGCACAACAGGTGCTGAGATGGAGGACGCACGTGGTCCGAAAGTCAGACTCAGCtggcttagagagatatatgttcAGAGGTGTCAGTCACAGCTTTGGGACTATGTTGCCAGAGCATATTTGTTGCATCTAGTGGGATGCACGATTTTTGCAAATAAGAGTGCCAGTTCTATACACGTATCTTACTTATTGTTATTTAGAGACGTACACGCGTGTGGCAGATATGCCTGGGGTGTTGCTGCACTCGCCCATTTGTACGAGCAGCTCGGGGATGTGAGTCTCGCCTCCACGAAGCAGATGGCCGGATATTTGACTCTATTTCAG aGTTGGATATACGAACATTTCCCTGGCATGGGGAGGAGGCGGTTGGTGACTTCTTACGATGATACCACACCACGTGCCATGAGGTGGCAGAGCCCTAGGCAGAGTTCCACTCTCGCGGAGATTCGGTCACAGTTGGATACGCTGACATACAGTGGAGTTGTATGGCATCCTTATGAGGGGCATCGGGCCATTCGGCCATTCTTCGGCATCTGTATGTATTCTGAATGGATTCGGATTGGTGACACCCTTTGTCGTCATTTGCTTGAGCGTGTGTTGAGGACATTTGGGTTTCAGCAAGACATTCCACGATCACCGTCTACGATTCCAGATGCAGATATAGTGGCCATTGATCATGTTTGGTTGCACTTTAGAGCTCACGTTGTAAGTAATGTCAGACATGCAGCATCCCCTTCTGACTGTGTCGATGGGTACATTCAATGGTTCAGGAGGGTTTCGCATCCTTATATTATTATTGCTACAAATGACGCGCGACCGGCTCTTGCGCCTAGACAACGCCCCGATGTTTCACAAGAGGCACGACCCCATCGTAGATCGTCTCCACCTTCACCATCTGGCGCCCtg GCTAGATTTAGGCGAATGGCGAGAATGTTACAGTCCTTGATATCGTGTCGTCATGTGACCGAGGGTACTGTTGCACATCAGGTGTCAGTGGACCTGCTTCAGATTGCTAATGAGGGCATCGACGAATATTCCCCGACTAAGAGAGGACAAAGGCATGTGCGTGGTAGACGGTCGACGTCTAATTGA
- the LOC108321534 gene encoding uncharacterized protein LOC108321534 isoform X1: MAAAIHATKQQKLPLQQNQQDPNKFYYHFLYKAALFLIFFVILPLFPSQAPHFINQSLLTRNWELLHLLFVGVAISYGLFSRRNHEAEKENNHSKFDTAQTLVSKFLQVSSFFEDEAENPPESDETKVQTWSNQHRRNEPVVVVAPPLKKLSSFDDQSGDKPLLLPIRSLKSRLSDDDKDVDVQSLNRSMSSRRFSSTLNRKGEVVEADGAGAAVDVQCLNRSKTFNRFSSNSSKSAEFVAGDVDDQSLNRSSSSKRFSSNSNRKAEVDADDVDVGVQSLNRSASSKRFSSNSNRNKEVEGPRAEDKKKESVVLPSPIPWRSRSGRMEPKQEEVDDAFSHQSSKEESEFSKVESRPPKPQTSRSFRASSLSSLSTESLAKNSEDLVRKKGFYKSCPPPPPPPPPPPPMMYQKSVSMKPRYGGSFIEPSFDKELKRSFTSEKNKPTGKKLAEEKESMQLTSFRSDKLTGHASVPLVTQAVEKESYLDKVLVESDEDDEEDTETEDEDVGGGIMVENEGKAKGGAVIGEESSKTDSGFSGTSGDEGPDVDKKADEFIAKFREQIRLQRIESIKRSTRNARNSSRLRL; this comes from the exons ATGGCTGCTGCAATCCACGCTACCAAGCAACAAAAGTTACCTCTTCAACAAAACCAACAAGACCCAAATAAATTCTATTACCATTTCCTCTACAAAGCGGCACTCTTTCTCATATTCTTCGTTATTCTCCCCCTGTTCCCCTCACAAGCTCCTCATTTCATCAACCAATCACTCCTCACCAGAAACTGGGAACTCCTCCACCTTCTCTTCGTCGGTGTCGCCATCTCTTACGGCCTCTTCAGTCGCCGAAACCACGAGGCAGAGAAAGAGAATAACCACTCCAAGTTCGACACCGCCCAAACTCTTGTCTCTAAGTTCCTTCAGGTCTCTTCCTTCTTCGAGGACGAGGCTGAAAACCCACCTGAGTCCGATGAAACCAAAGTCCAAACGTGGAGCAACCAACATCGCAGGAATGAACCTGTGGTTGTGGTTGCTCCACCGTTGAAAAAGCTTTCTAGTTTTGATGACCAGAGTGGGGACAAGCCCTTGCTTTTGCCCATTCGAAGCCTCAAGTCTCGCTTGTCTGATGATGATAAAGATGTTGATGTTCAATCTCTAAATAGGTCAATGAGTTCTAGAAGATTTTCAAGCACTTTGAATAGAAAAGGTGAAGTCGTGGAAGCTGATGGCGCGGGTGCTGCTGTTGATGTTCAATGTCTGAATAGGTCAAAAACCTTCAATAGATTTTCAAGTAATTCAAGTAAAAGTGCTGAATTTGTAGCGGGTGATGTTGATGATCAATCTCTAAATAGGTCATCGAGTTCCAAAAGGTTTTCGAGCAACTCGAATAGAAAAGCAGAAGTTGACGccgatgatgttgatgttggtgtTCAATCTCTAAATAGGTCAGCATCTTCTAAAAGATTTTCAAGCAATTCAAAtagaaataaagaagttgaaggACCAAGAGCTGAggacaaaaagaaagagagtgtGGTGCTTCCTTCTCCCATTCCATGGCGTTCTAGATCAGGAAGAATGGAACCTAAGCAAGAAGAAGTTGACGATGCATTTTCCCATCAATCTTCAAAGGAAGAATCCGAGTTCTCCAAGGTGGAATCTCGCCCACCGAAGCCTCAAACTTCACGTTCTTTTCGAGCAAGTTCCTTGTCTTCTTTATCGACAGAATCACTCGCCAAAAACTCAGAGGATTTAGTGCGGAAGAAGGGATTCTACAAATCCTGTCCTCCCCCACCTCCACCACCCCCACCACCCCCACCAATGATGTATCAGAAATCAGTGTCCATGAAGCCAAGGTACGGTGGTTCATTCATCGAACCCTCCTTCGATAAAGAGTTGAAGAGAAGCTTCACAAGTGAGAAAAACAAGCCAACGGGGAAAAAACTTGCTGAAGAAAAAGAATCCATGCAACTCACGTCGTTTAGAAGTGACAAGCTCACGGGGCATGCAAGCGTGCCTCTGGTGACACAGGCAGTTGAGAAAGAAAGCTATCTTGACAAGGTACTTGTGGAATctgatgaggatgatgaagaagacACGGAAACCGAGGATGAAGATGTCGGAGGAGGAATCATGGTTGAGAACGAGGGAAAAGCGAAGGGTGGAGCTGTTATTGGTGAAGAAAGTTCAAAAACAGATAGTGGTTTCAGTGGAACAAGCGGTGATGAAGGACCAGATGTGGATAAGAAGGCTGATGAGTTCATTGCCAAGTTCAGAGAGCAGATAAGGCTTCAGAGAATTGAGTCTATCAAGAGGAGTACAAGGAATGCAAGAAACTCTTCAAG ATTAAGGTTGTAA
- the LOC108321534 gene encoding uncharacterized protein LOC108321534 isoform X2: MAAAIHATKQQKLPLQQNQQDPNKFYYHFLYKAALFLIFFVILPLFPSQAPHFINQSLLTRNWELLHLLFVGVAISYGLFSRRNHEAEKENNHSKFDTAQTLVSKFLQVSSFFEDEAENPPESDETKVQTWSNQHRRNEPVVVVAPPLKKLSSFDDQSGDKPLLLPIRSLKSRLSDDDKDVDVQSLNRSMSSRRFSSTLNRKGEVVEADGAGAAVDVQCLNRSKTFNRFSSNSSKSAEFVAGDVDDQSLNRSSSSKRFSSNSNRKAEVDADDVDVGVQSLNRSASSKRFSSNSNRNKEVEGPRAEDKKKESVVLPSPIPWRSRSGRMEPKQEEVDDAFSHQSSKEESEFSKVESRPPKPQTSRSFRASSLSSLSTESLAKNSEDLVRKKGFYKSCPPPPPPPPPPPPMMYQKSVSMKPRYGGSFIEPSFDKELKRSFTSEKNKPTGKKLAEEKESMQLTSFRSDKLTGHASVPLVTQAVEKESYLDKVLVESDEDDEEDTETEDEDVGGGIMVENEGKAKGGAVIGEESSKTDSGFSGTSGDEGPDVDKKADEFIAKFREQIRLQRIESIKRSTRNARNSSR, translated from the coding sequence ATGGCTGCTGCAATCCACGCTACCAAGCAACAAAAGTTACCTCTTCAACAAAACCAACAAGACCCAAATAAATTCTATTACCATTTCCTCTACAAAGCGGCACTCTTTCTCATATTCTTCGTTATTCTCCCCCTGTTCCCCTCACAAGCTCCTCATTTCATCAACCAATCACTCCTCACCAGAAACTGGGAACTCCTCCACCTTCTCTTCGTCGGTGTCGCCATCTCTTACGGCCTCTTCAGTCGCCGAAACCACGAGGCAGAGAAAGAGAATAACCACTCCAAGTTCGACACCGCCCAAACTCTTGTCTCTAAGTTCCTTCAGGTCTCTTCCTTCTTCGAGGACGAGGCTGAAAACCCACCTGAGTCCGATGAAACCAAAGTCCAAACGTGGAGCAACCAACATCGCAGGAATGAACCTGTGGTTGTGGTTGCTCCACCGTTGAAAAAGCTTTCTAGTTTTGATGACCAGAGTGGGGACAAGCCCTTGCTTTTGCCCATTCGAAGCCTCAAGTCTCGCTTGTCTGATGATGATAAAGATGTTGATGTTCAATCTCTAAATAGGTCAATGAGTTCTAGAAGATTTTCAAGCACTTTGAATAGAAAAGGTGAAGTCGTGGAAGCTGATGGCGCGGGTGCTGCTGTTGATGTTCAATGTCTGAATAGGTCAAAAACCTTCAATAGATTTTCAAGTAATTCAAGTAAAAGTGCTGAATTTGTAGCGGGTGATGTTGATGATCAATCTCTAAATAGGTCATCGAGTTCCAAAAGGTTTTCGAGCAACTCGAATAGAAAAGCAGAAGTTGACGccgatgatgttgatgttggtgtTCAATCTCTAAATAGGTCAGCATCTTCTAAAAGATTTTCAAGCAATTCAAAtagaaataaagaagttgaaggACCAAGAGCTGAggacaaaaagaaagagagtgtGGTGCTTCCTTCTCCCATTCCATGGCGTTCTAGATCAGGAAGAATGGAACCTAAGCAAGAAGAAGTTGACGATGCATTTTCCCATCAATCTTCAAAGGAAGAATCCGAGTTCTCCAAGGTGGAATCTCGCCCACCGAAGCCTCAAACTTCACGTTCTTTTCGAGCAAGTTCCTTGTCTTCTTTATCGACAGAATCACTCGCCAAAAACTCAGAGGATTTAGTGCGGAAGAAGGGATTCTACAAATCCTGTCCTCCCCCACCTCCACCACCCCCACCACCCCCACCAATGATGTATCAGAAATCAGTGTCCATGAAGCCAAGGTACGGTGGTTCATTCATCGAACCCTCCTTCGATAAAGAGTTGAAGAGAAGCTTCACAAGTGAGAAAAACAAGCCAACGGGGAAAAAACTTGCTGAAGAAAAAGAATCCATGCAACTCACGTCGTTTAGAAGTGACAAGCTCACGGGGCATGCAAGCGTGCCTCTGGTGACACAGGCAGTTGAGAAAGAAAGCTATCTTGACAAGGTACTTGTGGAATctgatgaggatgatgaagaagacACGGAAACCGAGGATGAAGATGTCGGAGGAGGAATCATGGTTGAGAACGAGGGAAAAGCGAAGGGTGGAGCTGTTATTGGTGAAGAAAGTTCAAAAACAGATAGTGGTTTCAGTGGAACAAGCGGTGATGAAGGACCAGATGTGGATAAGAAGGCTGATGAGTTCATTGCCAAGTTCAGAGAGCAGATAAGGCTTCAGAGAATTGAGTCTATCAAGAGGAGTACAAGGAATGCAAGAAACTCTTCAAGGTAA